TTGTTCATCACTCGTTTTTTATAGGCGTTTTTCAGCGCTTCGAGCAGTTCTTCAAGCTCACAGGGCTTTTGCAGATATAAATAGGCTCCGTCTTTAGTGGATTGAACAGCTGAATCAATGCTGCCGTGACCGGTTAGAATCACAATTTCCATCCAGTGATGTTCTTTTTTTAGTAATCTCAAAGTTTCTTCCCCGTCAATTCCGGGCATTTTTAAATCCACCAATGCAATGTCCACAGGATGATTTCTGGCGGCTTCAATGGCTTTTTCACCCCGGTTGACGGCTATCACGTCAAAACCTCTGGCTTCCAGGAGTTGAGTCATGGATTTTAGAAACCGCTCTTCATCATCCACAAATAAAAGGTTAATTTTTTGGTTCTGCATTTTTTCCTCTCCTTTATTAAATCTGCCGTTAGCATAATCCTCAATGGAAATGTTTCCGGCAAGGGTAATAGGATTTATGATTGCTAGATACCGCCAGTGCGCCTTAGAAGGGTTCGCTCTTCAGCCTTACGAATCCTTTCTTCTTGCTCTTCTTTTCTTTTCCGGGCACCTTCGAGTTTTTGGGCCATTTCTCTGGCATCTGCTGGCTTGAGTAGATAATCGTAAGCCCCAAGCTTCATACCGGTTACTGCTGTTTCAATGGCTCCGTGTCCGGTGAGCAGAATAACCTCTACAATGGGATGACGCTTTTTAATTTCCCGCAACACCTCAATACCATCCATCTCGGGCATTTTTATATCCAGCACCACTACATCAATATCTTCTACTGCCAGAGTATCAAGGCATTCCTTTCCGCCGTAGGCGGTAAACACCTTCTCACCGGTTTCCTGAAGCCGTAGTGAAAACATTTCTACAAAATCTTTTTCATCATCCACAATCAGGACCTTTGTCGGAATTTTAATCATTTGGCTGATCTCCTTTAATCGTGTTTAATATATTTAGGCAAATATCTTTATTGTCTCCCATAAGGGAACATGCTTTCATGGTCCGGGGCAGGGTGATGGTAAATACCGTGCCCGTACCCACCCGGCTGGATACTTCGATCTTTCCGCCCAGGCGTTTCATAATTCCAAATGTTACGTAAAGGCCGAGTCCTGTTCCTTTTCCAGGGGGTTTGGTGGTAAAAAAAGGTTCAAAAATCTTTTCTAAATTTTCTTTTGGAATACCGCTTCCAGTGTCTTCTACCTGAATTTTTGTTAATAAATCGGTTTCTTTGATGGAAACAGTAATTGTATCCTCACTGTTCACCGCAGCTAAGGCGTTTGTGATCAGATTGATCAGCACCTGCCGGATGGCATAAGCATCACTCCAGATTTTTCCGTTGACCTTATCCAGATCTTGAACAATCTCAACTTTTTTATTTTGCGCTTCTTTTTTTACAAATTCAATAGTTTCTGAAATCAATACCTTTAAGTCGGTTTTTGAAAAAACTGTTTCCGGCTGGCGGACAAAACCCAGAAGCTGATGAGTGATCCGCCGTGCCCGGTCAATGGCGGTTTCGATCTTTCCTACGGCCTTTTCAAAATCTTTTTTCCGGGGGAAAACCGCATCTTCTGTTTTATCCAGCAGAAGTCGCATAAATTCGGTGCATTCCATGATAATGGCTAGGGGATTGTCAATTTCATGGGCAATTCCTGTGGACAGGGTTCCCAGGGACGCTAAGCGCTCTGTAGCAACCATTTGTTGTTCCATCCGGGCTTTGAATTCAGCTTCCTGCTTTTTTTCTTCCTCCCGCTTTTGTTTTTCCAGAGCCTGATTAATTTTTTGCACCAGATGATCCAGTTCCACCGGCTTTGTTAGGTAGTCAAAGGCACCTTTTTTAATCCCCTCCACACCGTCTGCTGCACAGGCATGACCTGTTAGCAAAATGACTTCGGTTTTTGGAAACTGATCCCGAATCCAGGTCAAAACCTCAATTCCTCCCATTCCGGGCATTTTAATGTCCAGAACAACCACATCCACCGGCTCTTGTTTCATTAGGGACTGGCATTCTTTTCCGTTGCCTGCTTCAAAAACAATAAACCCGCGTTTATGGAGCCGTTTTTTTAGCGGCGATCGAAAATGACTTTCATCATCCACCAGTAGTAGTCGTGTTTTTATCATGGATATTTTCTCCGGTTTTGATTCCCTGTCTTCCACTTTAAGCTTTCTCCTACACCAATCCCAAAATTTTCCACCATACCGCAGCTACAACTACCAAAACTCCGATTAGGATAGGTGTTGCCACTAGACCGGCTTTGGTAAGATCAGAGGCCTTAAAATACCTATAGCTATAAGAAATAGCATTGGGAGGACACCCAATAACCAGCAGCATAGCAAAAGAGGTAGCCATTCCAAGACCAAGGGCTAGAATGGTTGGGTCAACTCCTTCCATTTGGGCCATGGGGATTACTATGGGCAAAATCAGGGCAGCCGCAGCTACATTGGCCATGGCATTGGTAACCAGAGCTCCGAAAATACACATTCCTATAAAAAGCACCAGCCAGCCTTTTCCCTGGATCAACGGGAAAAAGAGATTGGCAAAATAGTCTGCAGCTCCAGAGTAGCCCATGGCAAGGCCAAGAGAAATACCACCACCAAAAATAAACAAAGCAGTACCCCATTCCATGTTGTCATTGATGTTTTCCCATTTAAGCACCTTAAACAAAACCAGTGCTGCTACTCCCAGCATACCTGTAATAGAGTAATCAATACCGTGGATGCCTTTGGTCAACCAGGTGGCAAAGGTTAGGCCAATTATTACAAGAGTTTTAATTTCAAGAGGTGTCATTGGTCCAAGGGTTCCATCAAATTTTGGCAGTTTATATTTAGGATCGGGCCGGTAGACCAGATAAACAACCCCCACAGCCACAGGTACAGTAAGCAAAGCAGCTGGCATGGCGTAAAGAATCCACTGGAAAAACGTAATCTCCAGCCCGGTGAATTCTTGCAAAAAGGCAGCTGCCACCATACAACGGCCTCCACCGATCAGGGTTCCCATTCCGCCGCAGGAGCAGGCAAAGGGAAGCGACAGCATCATAAACTTAGCAGTGTTGGTGCCAGGTTCGATGCCGGCAGCCCTCATCATGGGGAGCATGGTGATAATGCCTATGGCACAGGCTGCAGCATCATGCATTAAAGAGGACGCCCAACCAAGACCCAGGGCAATGATAAATGTGAAACGAGTGACATTATCTCCGGCTTTTTTAACGATTAAATATCCCAGCCGTTTGGTGAGTCCGGCCTCATCCAGGGCAATGGCAAAAATCAGACAGCACATAATAAAAATTACTACTGGATGCATATACGGTGCCCAGGCATCCTTGGGACTTGCAATTCCCATGACGACCAGGGATACACCTATACAGATTGCTGTAATTTCAAGAGGAATGGGTTCCACAACAAAAAGAAAAATAAGCACAGCCAAAATAGCCAGGAACCGTTTGGCCATGGGCGACAACCCGTCCACATAACTTACCTCAATGTCAGTGTTTTCCAAGGCTTTAGCCTGGTGTTTTAAAAACTCACCTGTGGCAGTTTCCATCCCTGGATTTTTTGATTCTAAAATATAGGTTTTATTTTTTTTATTAGGTTCTCCAGTTAATTGAAAATGCGTATCTACCATTGAATATAAACTTTGGCCTGGGTCGCCGGATATTTTGTATTTTGTGCCCTCAGGCCGAGGCAACAGCATTACAATAACCCCAAGCATGAGACCGATACAGAGTTTGAATCCATTTGATTTGAAAAACATATTATTACTCCTTAACAATAGTTCGTGGTCAATTATTTATGGTCACTGTTTGCAATCAGGCTTGTAAAGCCCTTTTTTTATCAGCCGATCTTTCTCTTTATTATTGACGGGCTGTATACGCTTCATTTATTTTTGCTATCAATTCATGAAGTTCACAGGGTTTGGTTAGATAGTCAAAAGCTCCTAGTTCAATGCCCTTTCGGGCCGCCTCCTGTGATCCATGACCTGTGAGCATAATAATTTTCATATCCAGACCCATTTGCTTAAAAATTTTTAGAACTTCAAGTCCGTCCATGTCTTCCATTTTCAGATCCATAATGGCTACGTCAAAATCTTGTTTCCGCACTGCTTTAATGGCATCGCCGCCGCTGGAAGCAGTGGTGACCTGAAACTTTCTTTTTGAAAGACGGTTGTTCAGTACCTCTGTATATCCTTCTTCATCGTCCACAAGTAGCACTCGGATACCCTTGGCTACAGAATGCAGATTGCTCTTTTTTTGATTCATGATACGCCCTCTGACTGTTTAAATTCAGCTGTGCCGTTTTAAGCCTTATGTCCATTTGAGAATTTTAAGCGCGGCATCTTTATTCATCTATCATAAGGTGTCTTTTTATAAGCGATCAGTCGTAACCCCTTCTCAGCACCAGCTCCTCAATGCGAGCCTGTTCGATTTTTTCATCGTGGGATTTCTTTTTCTTTGCTGCCTCATCCACCTTGGCCACCAGGGTATCGATATCACAGGGTTTCATCAAATAATCAAAGGCTCCCAGCTTCATTCCTTCAATGGCCGTTTCTACTGTGGCATGGCCGGTGAGCATTATTACTTCCTTGAGGGGATAATTTTTTTTAATCTTTTGGAGGGTTTCAATTCCGTCCATTCCCGGCATTTTTACGTCCAGGACAATAACATCAACGGTGTCGTTTTCTTTGAGGGTTTTTAATGCTTCTTCCCCGCTTGATGCAGAAACGATCTTTAGCCCTCGTTTGTCTAAGCGCTTGGTCATGGTTTCCACAAAGGGTACTTCATCATCAACCAGCATAACATAAGGTGTTGTCATCATTTTGCTTCTCCTTTTTTCCGGTATTTTTACATTATATTTCATTTGCTTATATAAACTGCTGCCTCTTTTTTATTTGTGAAAGGGAATCCAGATGCGAAACCGGGACCCTTTTCCCATTACACTTTGAACATCGATTTTGCCGCCCATTTTATTGATAATCCCGTAGCAGATGGACAGTCCCAGCCCTGTGCCTTTGCCCACTGGCTTGGTGGTAAAAAAAGGATCGAAAAGGCGGGAAAGGTTGGCCTCGGGAATGCCCGGGCCATTATCTTCCACCACGATCACAATGCTGTCGGGCTCAATTTTACTGATTTTTGTTGAGATATTTATGGTCCCTCCGGTTTTTTCCATGGCATACAAGGCGTTGTTGATTAAATTCAACAAGACTTGCTGGAGCTCAGACGGTGATGCCGTGATATAGGGAAGGGTTTTTTGAAGATTTGTTCCAATGGTGACCTTGTTGTATTTTGCCATCTGGGCGGATAAATATACAATTTCAGTGATAATGTCATTGATCTGGACATCTTTGAGTCTTGAGTCTGTTTTTCTGGCAAAACTGAGCAGTTTGTGAGTG
The window above is part of the Desulforegulaceae bacterium genome. Proteins encoded here:
- a CDS encoding response regulator, with translation MQNQKINLLFVDDEERFLKSMTQLLEARGFDVIAVNRGEKAIEAARNHPVDIALVDLKMPGIDGEETLRLLKKEHHWMEIVILTGHGSIDSAVQSTKDGAYLYLQKPCELEELLEALKNAYKKRVMNKNDIEEKHMNELLKISQSSSPRDILKRLKEIDAG
- a CDS encoding response regulator; translated protein: MEDRESKPEKISMIKTRLLLVDDESHFRSPLKKRLHKRGFIVFEAGNGKECQSLMKQEPVDVVVLDIKMPGMGGIEVLTWIRDQFPKTEVILLTGHACAADGVEGIKKGAFDYLTKPVELDHLVQKINQALEKQKREEEKKQEAEFKARMEQQMVATERLASLGTLSTGIAHEIDNPLAIIMECTEFMRLLLDKTEDAVFPRKKDFEKAVGKIETAIDRARRITHQLLGFVRQPETVFSKTDLKVLISETIEFVKKEAQNKKVEIVQDLDKVNGKIWSDAYAIRQVLINLITNALAAVNSEDTITVSIKETDLLTKIQVEDTGSGIPKENLEKIFEPFFTTKPPGKGTGLGLYVTFGIMKRLGGKIEVSSRVGTGTVFTITLPRTMKACSLMGDNKDICLNILNTIKGDQPND
- a CDS encoding response regulator — its product is MKYNVKIPEKRRSKMMTTPYVMLVDDEVPFVETMTKRLDKRGLKIVSASSGEEALKTLKENDTVDVIVLDVKMPGMDGIETLQKIKKNYPLKEVIMLTGHATVETAIEGMKLGAFDYLMKPCDIDTLVAKVDEAAKKKKSHDEKIEQARIEELVLRRGYD
- a CDS encoding response regulator, which produces MIKIPTKVLIVDDEKDFVEMFSLRLQETGEKVFTAYGGKECLDTLAVEDIDVVVLDIKMPEMDGIEVLREIKKRHPIVEVILLTGHGAIETAVTGMKLGAYDYLLKPADAREMAQKLEGARKRKEEQEERIRKAEERTLLRRTGGI
- a CDS encoding DASS family sodium-coupled anion symporter → MFFKSNGFKLCIGLMLGVIVMLLPRPEGTKYKISGDPGQSLYSMVDTHFQLTGEPNKKNKTYILESKNPGMETATGEFLKHQAKALENTDIEVSYVDGLSPMAKRFLAILAVLIFLFVVEPIPLEITAICIGVSLVVMGIASPKDAWAPYMHPVVIFIMCCLIFAIALDEAGLTKRLGYLIVKKAGDNVTRFTFIIALGLGWASSLMHDAAACAIGIITMLPMMRAAGIEPGTNTAKFMMLSLPFACSCGGMGTLIGGGRCMVAAAFLQEFTGLEITFFQWILYAMPAALLTVPVAVGVVYLVYRPDPKYKLPKFDGTLGPMTPLEIKTLVIIGLTFATWLTKGIHGIDYSITGMLGVAALVLFKVLKWENINDNMEWGTALFIFGGGISLGLAMGYSGAADYFANLFFPLIQGKGWLVLFIGMCIFGALVTNAMANVAAAALILPIVIPMAQMEGVDPTILALGLGMATSFAMLLVIGCPPNAISYSYRYFKASDLTKAGLVATPILIGVLVVVAAVWWKILGLV
- a CDS encoding response regulator, coding for MLLVDDEEGYTEVLNNRLSKRKFQVTTASSGGDAIKAVRKQDFDVAIMDLKMEDMDGLEVLKIFKQMGLDMKIIMLTGHGSQEAARKGIELGAFDYLTKPCELHELIAKINEAYTARQ